A window of Roseiflexus castenholzii DSM 13941 genomic DNA:
GCCGGCGACTATGAATCGACGATGGTCGGGCGCGACGCATTCTGGTGCAACTCGCCGCCGGTGCCGAACACCGACCACTGCTCTAGACGATTTGTCATTATGGCATTCAACTATGAGCGCGATGTTGATTGCATGCTGGAGAATTTCGGCCACCGCGTCGAGTCGATCATGAGCCGCGTGTTTGCCGGGCATCCGCCGGAACAGAATCTGTGGAACGTGTTCACCCGCTACGACAAAATCCACCCAGGGCAGGCGCACTGCGGCAATGTGCATTTCGCCCCCAACTCCGAGCGTGATTACGATTGGGGCAACCCGCGACCCGTCCTCAGCTATTGTGACGACTGGTTGACCTTCCCCGATATGCCGGGTCGCCCTCGTTGGGTCGATTGCCGGGAATGGGGCGGCGGCGATATGCGCCTCCATCATCTCTGGTGGCTCAGCCATCTGCCACGGGTCGGCGGCGAAACGTTCGGGGTCAGCAACAACTGGTGGTCGTATGTCATCAATCCGAATCTGGTACCATGACGTACCGGTAGTGAAAAGGACGACGGGTTGGTGATGATCCAGATGATGGCAGGGGATAATCTTTTGGGAGAACAATCATGAGATGGTCATTTCGCATTGCACAGGTCGCCGGCATCGACATCAAGATTCATCTGACGTTCTTTTTGATCGTCATTCTTGGCGCTATCGCTGGCGGAGCATCATATGGCGCAGTCGGCGCAGCATTCGGCGCATTGCTGATCCTGTTGCTGTTTCTCTGTGTGACACTCCACGAATTGGGGCACGGTATTGCGGCGCGCGCCTTCGGCATCCCGGTGCGCGAGATCATTCTGTTGCCGCTCGGCGGTCTGGCATTGCTGGGGCGCAATCCGTCGAAGGCATGGCACGAACTGGTCATCGCCGCCGCCGGACCACTGGTGAATGTCATCATCGCCGCTGTGCTGCTGCTGGTGACGGGAACGGCGCTGGCCTTCGGCATTTTTGACCTGAACACACTGGAGATTGGGCGTGGTGCGTTTCCGGCGCCGTCGATCCAGGGGTTAACGCTCTGGCTGTTGCAGGCAAATGTGTTGCTGGTGCTCTTCAACATGATCCCGGCGTTTCCGCTCGATGGCGGGCGCATTCTGCGCTCGGTACTGGCGATGATCATCGGTTTTCGCCGCGCTACGCGCATTGCGACGTTCCTCGGTCAGGGGATTGCTATTGTTCTTGGCATTCTGGGTATTCTCAGCGGCAACTTTTTGCTGGCGCTCGTCGCCGTGTTCATCTTTCTCGGCGCCGGGCAGGAAAATGCCGAGGGGCAGGCGCGCACAATGCTCGACACTATGCGCGTCGGTGATGCATACAATCGGCATGCCCTCACGCTCGATATTGGCGACCGTGTGAGCAAGGTGGTCGATTATATTCTGACCAGTTATCAACCCGACTTCGCCGTTATGCAGAATAGTCGTCTGATCGGTATTGTGACGCGCGAAGATGTGCTGCGTGCCCTGGCGAGCGACACGCGCGATCTGTACGTCACCGGCATTATGCAACGTGAGTTTGTGCGCGTCCCAGCGAGCGCCACTCTCGATGAGGTGCGCCAGGTGATGAGCGCGCAGGGTACGCGCGTTGTGGCAGTGTATGAAGGAGAAGTCTACCTGGGGCTAGTCAGTATCGAGGACATTTCCGAGGCTTACGCCGTCCTATCGTATCTGGAACGCCAACAAGAAGCGCGCCGCGCTCAAATGGCGCGTGACGCAACGTAGGAGCGAAACGTCCCCCTGGACGAATCCTCGAAGCCCCATTGCGAGAGACCCGTTGCAACCCTTTCCCTGCGCTTCGCTCCGGCGACGCCTCTCACGCGATCATTCCCGTGAACATGCGTCGCCGCCATCGGTGATGGCGGCGACGCACGAGTTCGAGCGCCGTCTGCAAGTTACTGCATGTGGTCAACTGACCGAGTTTGACCCCCAACTGCACAATCGTCTGCGCAACTTCCGGCGACATTCCTGCCAGGGTGACATGCGCGCCGAGCAGAGCGGCTGCCTGTGCCGTCTGCACCAGGTGATTGGCAACGCCGGTATCAATGACTGCAATCCCGGTAATGTCGATGATAACATCATCGGCGCGCCGCTCTTCAATCGCTTCAAGGATCGCGTGGGTCATCTGCGCAGCGCGGGTGCTGTCAATCGCGCCGATCAGGGGAACAATAAGCGTGCGCGCATCGAGTGGAATGATCGGCGTTGATAATTCCCGAATGGTCGAGCGCTGCGCAGCAATAATTTCGTCCTGCAACTTCTGTCGTTCGGCATTACTTTCGATGAGATCGTGCATGATACCGGGAAGCAGATCAAGCGCGCTCAGCGCCGATTCGGTCACATTGTCGCACGTGATCAACTCGCCGGGTGTGAAAATCTGCCGTTCGACCGGAACGCCGCGCAGTGCCTGGAGCGCCACATCCACCGCCTGACGTCCGATACGCAGCGGCTCCTGATTGACCGTTGCCAGCATGTGGCCGCTGTGAATGGCGCGCAGCGCTTCCGGCAAGCCATCGAAACCGACGACAACGACCTTCCCCGCCAGGTTCTGCGCCTTGAGCGCATCAACCGCGCCAAGCGCCATGGGATCATTGGCGGCAAAGATGGCATCGATCGGTTGACCGGCGCGCAGCCATTCTTCTGTCAGATTCCTGCCGCTTTCGCGCGTCCAGTCGCCGACTGCCTGCGCCATTATCCGAATACGCGGCCATTGGCGCAGCGCATCCGCCAGAATATCGGCGCGATGGTTGTGCGGACCGGCGATAAGGGCGATGCACAACTGTTCACCCAGGCGCGCCGTGAGCAACTCGGCAATGCGCATCAGTCCCTGACGCTCGTCGGAGCGAACCGTTGCACTGACATACCCCTCAAGGATCCCGCCATCGACCTCGATAACCGGCACGCGCGCCAACCGCGCCAGTTCAAGATGCTGGGCAAACGCGCGCGTCTCGCGCGCCGGTCCCAGGATCAGCGCATGCACCCGTCGCCGCAGGAGATCGGCAACCATCTCGACCTGTGCTTCAACCGTTCGCGCGTCCTGATCAATGACGGTCACACCGTGGTCCGCTGCGCGCGCGCGTACACCGTGGCGCAGAATCGACCAGAAGGTAAAACGAGCGTCGTTGAGAACACAACCAAGTGTAATGGCAGATGTCACTGTGGGTCTCCTGGAAGATGCCGTACTGCAATGAATGACAGGGAGGAGATGCATCGATATCAGGGGAGTGGTGAGAGCAGCAGCGCCGATGCCCATCCCTCCGTTCCGGCCGGAACGCCTTCGCCAGAACGATCCACCGCCGGTTGATCGACCCGAATCCGAAACCAGACCTGATCGCCAACCCTGCGCCGCTCCAGAAAGGTAATCCTGTCTCCCGGATAGATCAACCCGACGATGGTTTCGGGGGCAACGCGCGGCTCGCGACGCAGATTGCCGCCACGGACGACCTCGCCGCTGCCAATGCCCGGATCGGGCGTACCGGTTGGACCGACCGCCGCCTGTGCGGTCGCAGTGCGCAACGCAATGCGGGTTGCCGTTCCCTGCGCCTCAACCGTTTGCGTCGCTCCGGCGACGCTGGTCAATTGCGGCACGATTGTCCCCGCATATGCAGTTGCCGTCGCCGCCAGACGTTCCGCCTGCTGCTGACGCTGACCGACGAGCCACATCCCTCCGACCGCCAGCGCCCCCAGCAGGAGCGTCACAACAACAATATGGATCAGCGCACGCAGCGGACCACCGCGCTTTGGAGCATTTGGCGCAAACAGTCGGTCCCAGTCATCGGAGCGCATCACGGGGGGCACAGACACCTCTTTGTGCAAATGCAGACCCTGGACGTGCGGCTGAGAGCCTGTGCGAAGAACCGATGGTCAGGTTTCATTGTATTTCCTGATAGTATAACACAACATTACCCTGCGTCATTCGCTCACTCTTCAAGACGATGGCGCAATGCTCGGGGATCAATCAACCGATACCCGACGCCGCGGACATTGACAATATACGCCGGATCGATCTTATGCCGCAAATTGTGAATATGGGTTTTGAGCAGTTGTTGGGCTTCATCATCGGAAATGGCATGAGCATCGAGATAGACGCGCTGCACAATGTCGCGAAAGCGAAGAACCTGACCACGCGCTTCTGCCAGGCAACTCAGTAACTCATACTCGGTCGGCGTCGCCTGAACCAGGCGATTTCTGAAGATAATGCGTCGATTGAAGCGATCAATC
This region includes:
- a CDS encoding SH3 domain-containing protein produces the protein MPPVMRSDDWDRLFAPNAPKRGGPLRALIHIVVVTLLLGALAVGGMWLVGQRQQQAERLAATATAYAGTIVPQLTSVAGATQTVEAQGTATRIALRTATAQAAVGPTGTPDPGIGSGEVVRGGNLRREPRVAPETIVGLIYPGDRITFLERRRVGDQVWFRIRVDQPAVDRSGEGVPAGTEGWASALLLSPLP
- a CDS encoding substrate-binding domain-containing protein, whose protein sequence is MTSAITLGCVLNDARFTFWSILRHGVRARAADHGVTVIDQDARTVEAQVEMVADLLRRRVHALILGPARETRAFAQHLELARLARVPVIEVDGGILEGYVSATVRSDERQGLMRIAELLTARLGEQLCIALIAGPHNHRADILADALRQWPRIRIMAQAVGDWTRESGRNLTEEWLRAGQPIDAIFAANDPMALGAVDALKAQNLAGKVVVVGFDGLPEALRAIHSGHMLATVNQEPLRIGRQAVDVALQALRGVPVERQIFTPGELITCDNVTESALSALDLLPGIMHDLIESNAERQKLQDEIIAAQRSTIRELSTPIIPLDARTLIVPLIGAIDSTRAAQMTHAILEAIEERRADDVIIDITGIAVIDTGVANHLVQTAQAAALLGAHVTLAGMSPEVAQTIVQLGVKLGQLTTCSNLQTALELVRRRHHRWRRRMFTGMIA
- a CDS encoding site-2 protease family protein, with amino-acid sequence MRWSFRIAQVAGIDIKIHLTFFLIVILGAIAGGASYGAVGAAFGALLILLLFLCVTLHELGHGIAARAFGIPVREIILLPLGGLALLGRNPSKAWHELVIAAAGPLVNVIIAAVLLLVTGTALAFGIFDLNTLEIGRGAFPAPSIQGLTLWLLQANVLLVLFNMIPAFPLDGGRILRSVLAMIIGFRRATRIATFLGQGIAIVLGILGILSGNFLLALVAVFIFLGAGQENAEGQARTMLDTMRVGDAYNRHALTLDIGDRVSKVVDYILTSYQPDFAVMQNSRLIGIVTREDVLRALASDTRDLYVTGIMQREFVRVPASATLDEVRQVMSAQGTRVVAVYEGEVYLGLVSIEDISEAYAVLSYLERQQEARRAQMARDAT